Proteins co-encoded in one Bacillus thuringiensis genomic window:
- a CDS encoding head-tail connector protein, giving the protein MMLEVVKKALRVSHNALDDEIDDLIEAARTDLKLSGVSGFKSNDDTDPLIKRAIIMYAKANFIADAKEAERFQLSYNMLKNHLTLAGDYK; this is encoded by the coding sequence ATGATGCTTGAAGTGGTAAAAAAGGCATTGCGTGTATCACATAATGCTTTAGATGATGAAATTGATGATTTGATTGAAGCGGCTCGAACTGATTTAAAGTTATCGGGAGTTTCTGGCTTCAAATCAAATGATGATACAGATCCTTTAATCAAACGAGCAATAATTATGTATGCAAAAGCTAATTTTATTGCCGACGCTAAGGAAGCAGAGCGATTCCAATTATCGTATAACATGCTTAAGAATCACCTTACTTTAGCGGGTGATTATAAATGA
- a CDS encoding phage head closure protein → MNDILHFPIVTVIEDDLGQKEEVRTFNRQVFCKKKSVPQSEFFQAGQSDIKASCVLIVHVLDYQDEREVKYREKEYNIYRTYEREDEKIELYCEVVAGG, encoded by the coding sequence ATGAACGATATTCTACATTTCCCAATAGTTACAGTCATTGAAGATGATTTAGGACAAAAAGAGGAAGTAAGAACGTTTAATAGACAAGTATTTTGTAAAAAGAAATCTGTCCCTCAATCAGAATTCTTTCAAGCTGGTCAAAGTGACATTAAAGCGAGTTGTGTTTTAATCGTTCACGTTCTGGATTATCAAGATGAACGTGAAGTGAAGTACCGCGAAAAAGAATATAACATATACCGCACATATGAACGCGAAGATGAAAAAATCGAATTGTATTGTGAGGTGGTAGCTGGTGGCTAG
- a CDS encoding HK97 gp10 family phage protein: protein MASIDSLANDIATELQRYGKEVEEKLEIEKEAVANNLVDELKQTSPKSDSKGGRKYAKGWRKKKEGNAFIVHNALKPQLTHLLEKGHAKVNGGRVPAIVHIAPAEEKAVNDFSERVERAIQQ from the coding sequence GTGGCTAGTATTGATAGTCTAGCAAATGATATTGCTACAGAACTGCAAAGGTATGGAAAAGAAGTAGAAGAAAAATTAGAAATTGAAAAAGAAGCAGTTGCTAACAATCTTGTAGATGAATTGAAACAAACGAGTCCTAAAAGTGACAGTAAAGGCGGACGTAAATATGCAAAAGGGTGGCGCAAGAAAAAGGAAGGTAATGCATTTATTGTTCATAACGCATTAAAACCGCAGCTTACACACTTATTAGAGAAGGGACACGCAAAAGTGAATGGTGGACGTGTTCCAGCCATAGTTCATATCGCTCCCGCTGAAGAAAAAGCAGTAAATGATTTTTCGGAGCGAGTTGAAAGGGCGATCCAACAATGA
- a CDS encoding major tail protein encodes MAENKVTFGLKKVHYSVITEDETGKITYGTPGKLPGAVEMKLEPKGEQSDFYADDSNYYTESSNQGYEGTLNIAKVTEAFRTEVLGEILDETDKVITEVSNAKIKKIALMFEFDGDVKATRHLLYNVSVSRPGAGSSTKSDKTEPNTTELKFVAAQHPENQKVKVSTTVGTPAGIYDAWYTKVYEKVVGA; translated from the coding sequence ATGGCAGAAAATAAAGTTACTTTTGGTCTAAAGAAAGTACATTATAGTGTAATTACTGAGGATGAGACAGGAAAGATCACATATGGAACTCCAGGTAAATTACCAGGTGCAGTTGAAATGAAATTAGAGCCAAAAGGTGAACAATCTGATTTTTATGCAGATGACAGTAACTATTACACTGAATCAAGTAACCAAGGATATGAAGGTACATTAAATATCGCCAAAGTCACTGAAGCTTTTCGTACTGAAGTATTAGGAGAAATTTTGGATGAGACTGACAAAGTTATCACTGAGGTTTCGAATGCAAAGATCAAAAAAATCGCTTTAATGTTCGAATTTGATGGTGATGTAAAAGCAACTCGTCACTTACTTTACAACGTATCTGTATCACGACCTGGTGCGGGTTCTTCCACAAAGAGTGATAAAACAGAGCCAAATACAACTGAATTGAAATTCGTTGCAGCGCAACATCCAGAAAATCAAAAAGTTAAAGTATCAACAACAGTTGGTACACCAGCAGGAATTTACGATGCTTGGTATACAAAGGTGTACGAGAAAGTTGTGGGGGCGTAA